The following proteins are encoded in a genomic region of Sulfurovum indicum:
- the ccoO gene encoding cytochrome-c oxidase, cbb3-type subunit II → MFHWLEKNPFLFSVGVFLVIAFAGIIEILPNFAEASRPVVGLKPYSVLELAGKNIYMKDQCIACHSQLIRPFKAETDRYGQYSLSGEYAYDRPFLWGSKRTGPDLHRVGNYRTTDWHENHMWEPTSVVPGSIMPAYKHMFTNKADIETAYAEAVTVKNVFNTPYGDDIKPGKDAWEAYKPKVLEEAKKIAADMKNKDVKDAVANGEVPEIVALIAYLNKLK, encoded by the coding sequence ATGTTTCATTGGTTAGAAAAAAATCCGTTCCTCTTTTCTGTAGGAGTATTTTTAGTTATTGCGTTTGCAGGTATTATCGAGATCCTGCCTAACTTTGCAGAAGCTTCAAGACCGGTAGTAGGGCTCAAGCCTTACTCTGTGCTTGAACTTGCAGGTAAAAACATTTATATGAAAGATCAGTGTATCGCTTGTCACTCACAGCTAATCCGTCCGTTCAAAGCGGAGACAGACAGATATGGTCAATATTCACTCTCTGGGGAGTATGCATATGACAGACCATTCCTTTGGGGTTCAAAAAGAACCGGTCCGGATCTTCACCGTGTAGGTAACTACAGAACAACTGACTGGCATGAGAACCATATGTGGGAGCCAACGTCAGTTGTACCGGGTTCTATAATGCCAGCATATAAACATATGTTCACCAACAAGGCTGATATAGAGACTGCCTATGCTGAAGCTGTTACTGTAAAAAATGTATTCAACACACCATACGGTGATGATATCAAACCAGGCAAGGATGCTTGGGAAGCGTATAAGCCGAAAGTTCTTGAAGAAGCGAAAAAAATCGCTGCGGATATGAAGAACAAAGATGTTAAGGATGCGGTTGCAAACGGTGAAGTACCGGAGATTGTAGCACTTATTGCGTATCTTAACAAATTAAAATAA
- the ccoN gene encoding cytochrome-c oxidase, cbb3-type subunit I, whose amino-acid sequence MQSNAALEYDYSVAKLFTYTTILFGFLGMLIGTLIAAQLAFPELNYLLGEYGTFSRLRPLHTNIVIYGFTLSGVWATFYYSGQRVLKVSMAESKFIMFIGKLHFWLYFVGALIAVITLLLGITQAKEYAQFEWPIDIVIVLIWVLWGIAMFGLIGIRREKALYISMWYYIACFLGIAMLYLFNNMSVPTYFAAGGVGSILHSVSMYSGTNDALVQWWFGHNAVAFGFTVPIVAMIYYFLPKESGQAVYSYKLSLLSFWGLMFVYLWAGSHHVLWSTVPDWMQTMGSVFSVVLILPSWGSAINMLLTMKGEWNQLTENPLIKFMVLASTFYMLSTLEGPIQAIKSVNAIAHFTDWIPGHVHDGVLGWVVFMIMAALFHMAPRMFKREIYSKKMMEAQFWLQTTAVVLYFTSMWIAGITQGMMWRAVDEYGNLMYSFIDTVTVLHPYYTIRALAGVMYLIGFVMFAYNMYKTMTSSRELSEEPQFRSPMA is encoded by the coding sequence ATGCAATCAAACGCAGCATTGGAATACGACTATTCCGTAGCAAAATTGTTCACATATACAACAATTTTGTTTGGATTTTTAGGTATGTTGATTGGTACGCTCATCGCGGCACAATTGGCATTCCCGGAATTGAACTACCTACTCGGTGAGTATGGTACGTTCTCAAGACTAAGACCACTTCACACAAATATTGTGATTTACGGGTTTACACTTAGTGGTGTATGGGCGACTTTCTACTATTCTGGACAGAGAGTACTGAAAGTATCTATGGCAGAGTCCAAGTTTATTATGTTTATCGGTAAGCTGCACTTCTGGCTCTATTTTGTAGGGGCACTTATCGCGGTAATTACACTGCTTTTGGGAATCACACAGGCTAAAGAGTATGCACAATTTGAATGGCCGATAGATATCGTTATTGTTCTTATTTGGGTACTTTGGGGTATCGCAATGTTCGGACTGATCGGTATCAGAAGGGAGAAGGCACTTTATATTTCTATGTGGTACTATATTGCATGTTTCCTCGGTATTGCTATGCTTTACCTCTTCAACAACATGTCAGTACCGACATACTTTGCCGCAGGAGGAGTCGGTAGTATCCTTCACTCTGTTTCTATGTATTCCGGTACAAATGATGCTTTGGTACAGTGGTGGTTTGGTCACAATGCTGTTGCATTTGGATTTACTGTGCCTATTGTTGCAATGATCTATTACTTCCTCCCTAAAGAGTCGGGACAGGCAGTTTACTCTTATAAGTTGTCACTTCTCTCTTTCTGGGGATTGATGTTCGTTTATCTTTGGGCAGGTTCTCACCATGTTCTTTGGTCAACTGTTCCTGACTGGATGCAGACAATGGGATCTGTTTTCTCAGTAGTACTGATCTTGCCGTCATGGGGTTCAGCAATCAACATGCTTCTTACAATGAAAGGTGAATGGAATCAGTTGACTGAAAACCCATTGATCAAGTTCATGGTATTGGCTTCAACATTCTATATGCTTTCTACACTTGAAGGACCGATTCAGGCAATTAAATCTGTTAATGCGATTGCGCACTTTACAGACTGGATCCCAGGACACGTTCACGATGGTGTACTCGGCTGGGTTGTATTCATGATCATGGCAGCACTTTTCCATATGGCTCCGCGTATGTTCAAAAGAGAGATCTACTCTAAAAAGATGATGGAGGCACAGTTCTGGCTTCAGACAACAGCAGTTGTCCTTTACTTCACATCTATGTGGATTGCAGGTATCACACAGGGTATGATGTGGAGAGCGGTTGACGAGTATGGTAACTTAATGTACTCATTTATCGATACGGTTACGGTACTTCACCCATACTATACGATCAGAGCACTTGCCGGTGTAATGTACCTTATTGGTTTTGTAATGTTCGCTTACAATATGTATAAAACGATGACTTCTTCCAGAGAGCTCTCTGAAGAACCACAGTTTAGATCACCTATGGCATAA
- a CDS encoding D-alanine--D-alanine ligase, whose amino-acid sequence MNIAILFGGSSYEHEISIVSAITMKKVLQKSTLTYIFVDANRAFYLVDTEKINSKLFSSGEYRKGKQLTLKKGGFFSEGMFGSKKVEFDVVLNLIHGRDGEDGKIAALMTFFDVPFISPRLEASALSYNKLYTKFLAQSLGVKTVKYEYLSKNDERKITMDYPVIIKPVRLGSSIGVSIVKDASELDYALDVAFEFDTDVIIEPFIEGVKEYNQAGCLTDTWELSIIEEPHKEEFLDFEKKYMDFSRDSQVLAAEIAGDLKEKIQDVFKKIYDPLFRGSIIRCDFFIVEGEVLLNEINPIPGSMANYLFEDFEGMLGRLSRHLPKEKNIPIEYQYIHTIQRAKGKA is encoded by the coding sequence ATGAATATAGCCATTCTATTCGGCGGTTCCAGCTATGAGCATGAGATCAGTATTGTCTCTGCGATCACCATGAAGAAGGTACTGCAAAAGAGTACACTTACTTATATCTTTGTTGATGCGAACAGAGCGTTCTATCTGGTCGATACGGAGAAGATCAATTCCAAACTTTTCTCTTCGGGTGAATATAGGAAAGGAAAACAACTTACGCTTAAAAAAGGTGGCTTCTTTAGTGAGGGAATGTTTGGCAGTAAAAAAGTAGAGTTCGATGTTGTACTCAATCTCATTCACGGGCGTGACGGAGAGGATGGGAAGATTGCTGCACTGATGACATTTTTTGATGTACCGTTCATCTCTCCGCGATTGGAAGCATCAGCACTCTCATACAATAAACTCTATACAAAGTTTCTTGCTCAAAGTTTAGGCGTTAAGACTGTGAAGTATGAATATCTCTCCAAAAATGATGAACGAAAGATCACTATGGACTATCCGGTCATTATAAAACCGGTGCGTCTAGGTTCAAGTATCGGTGTCAGTATTGTCAAGGATGCATCTGAACTTGATTATGCACTTGATGTAGCGTTCGAGTTCGATACCGATGTGATTATTGAGCCGTTTATCGAGGGGGTCAAAGAGTACAACCAGGCAGGCTGTCTTACAGATACATGGGAACTTTCCATCATAGAAGAACCCCATAAAGAGGAGTTTCTTGATTTTGAAAAGAAATATATGGATTTTTCCCGTGATTCTCAAGTTCTAGCGGCTGAAATAGCCGGTGATCTTAAAGAGAAGATACAAGATGTTTTCAAAAAGATCTATGATCCGCTTTTTAGAGGGAGTATTATCCGGTGTGACTTTTTTATTGTGGAAGGTGAAGTATTGCTTAATGAGATAAATCCTATTCCGGGATCGATGGCAAACTATCTTTTTGAAGACTTCGAAGGGATGCTCGGAAGACTTTCCAGGCATTTGCCAAAAGAAAAAAATATACCTATAGAGTACCAATATATACATACGATACAAAGAGCAAAAGGTAAAGCATAA